One window of Nicotiana tomentosiformis chromosome 11, ASM39032v3, whole genome shotgun sequence genomic DNA carries:
- the LOC138901190 gene encoding uncharacterized protein has translation MTRERVSSATFDEVVDIDRQIEMVHSQERVEKEAKRPCAQGGFSGVPTGRQFHHGRVRPFRYAQTARPVHRGASSGHGSHSHQSSFSSLPAQSSSRAPLGQGSSMPGPSTSYPGALGSLQCPAPAPAPAPGSCYECGEFDHIRRYCPRLTGGPAQQRSQSMTSTLVSSPPAQPARGGAQSARGRPRGGGRSGGDQARLYALPARPDAIASQ, from the coding sequence atgactagagagagagtgtcgagtgctacttttgatgaggttgtcgatattgatcgtcagattgagatggttcacagccAGGAGCGTGTCgagaaggaggccaagaggccttgtgcacagggtggatttagcggtgttcctaCTGGGAggcagttccaccacggtagggtTCGTCCTTTCAGatatgctcagacggctcgcccagtccaccgtggtgcatcatctggccatggttcacacagtcATCAGTCGTCGTTCAGTtctctcccagctcagagttcatcccgtgctccattgGGTCAAggctcgtctatgccaggtccttctactaGTTATCCAGGTGCTCTGGGCTCCCTTCAGTGcccagcaccagcaccagcaccagcaccggggagttgctatgagtgtggagagtttgacCACATCAGAagatattgtccccgccttacagGAGGTCCGGCTCaacagaggagccagtctatgacATCAACACTAgtttcttcaccacccgctcagccagctcggggtggagcccagtcagcaaggggccgccctagagggggaggccgatcagggggcgACCAGGCCCGtctctatgctcttcctgccagaccagatgccattgcttcccagtag